One window from the genome of Canis lupus dingo isolate Sandy chromosome 15, ASM325472v2, whole genome shotgun sequence encodes:
- the LOC125752516 gene encoding uncharacterized protein LOC125752516 — protein sequence MNGTVTRPAGQRGLRARALRRAVSGTSSDRAGGRAGRPPFEIPALLRLLLSSSSPSPPPPPPSPPPPPPPSPSPPPPSALPPPPPPPPPPPPSPPPPPPLLPPPSPPPSPPPPPPPPPLPSPPSPSFLLLGG from the exons ATGAACGGGACAGTGACGCGACCTGCAGGGCAGCGGGGGCTTAG GGCCCGGGCTCTGCGCAGAGCCGTGAGCGGCACATCCAGTGACCGGGCGGGCGGTCGGGCTGGGCGGCCTCCGTttgaaatcccagctctgctgcggctcctgctatcatcatcatcaccatcaccaccgccgccaccaccatcaccaccaccgccgccaccaccatcaccatcaccgcCACCGCCATCAGCACTGCCACCGCCACCACCGccgccgccacccccacccccatcaccgccaccacccccacccctactgccaccaccgtcaccaccaccatcaccaccaccgccgccaccaccaccaccactaccatcaccaccatcaccatcattccTACTACTGGGAGGATGA